In the Arthrobacter sp. CDRTa11 genome, TCGCCGCAGAATACCCGGACCGCCTCACCAGGGGCGTGGCCACCGATTCCGGAAGCGCCCCAGAAGCTCTGGGCCGAACCTTCGCCGAGATCCGCGATCTTGGCACCGTTCACGCGGACCTCGCCCGACAACACCCGGGATCCGATACCTATGGCGCGCTCCAGGTCGCCACCAAACACGTACGCGTCGAGGCCTGACGGGTTGGCATTGGCCGCGCGCAGTGCGTCCTCGTTGGACTCCACGGAATGGACGCTGACGAGCGGCCCGAACAATTCGGCGGTCGCCACCGACGCGTCGACTCCCGAAGCCACAGTGGGCGAAAGGAAGAACCCGTCGAGCGCGGGGAGCTCCGCGGGCTGATGGATGGTCGCGCCGTGGGCCCGCAGGGCTTCGATCCGGCTCCGCAGCGTGGCGAAATGCGGGGCGTTCGAGATGGGTCCCAGTTGCGTGTCCTCGTCAAGCGAGTGCCCGATATCGACCTGAGAGATGCGGTCGGTCAGCGCGTCCAGGAGCGGCTTTACGAGCTTCTTGTGCGCCAGCACCTTCCCGGGGCCCTCACACCACTGACCGTTGAGCTTCGTCATCCCCTCGAAGATTGCGTCGGCGGCGACGTCAATGTCGGCGTCATCCAGCACGAGGGCCGGGTTGTTGCCGCCGAGCTCGAGCTGGAGCACCTTGAAGTCCTCCGCTGCCGCCCGGGCGATCGCGCGTCCGGCATTCGGGCCGCCTGTGAACGCGACGATCTTCACGCGATGATCGCCTGTGATCATTGCGCCCACGTCGCCGGCCCCGTGGACGAGCTGCAACGCACCGTCAGGCAGCCCGGCCTGGACGAAGCAGTCAACGATAATTTGGGCGCTGCTCGGCGCGTGCTCAGAAGGCTTGAGGATGACGGGGCACCCGGCAGCCAGTGCGCTCACCGTCTTCGCGGCGGGGATAAAACTCGGGCCATTCCATGGGGTGAGGACCGCGGCCGGGCCCCACGGGACCTTGTACAGCCGCACATCGCGGCCACCGGCTTCCAGCGCCTTGCGACGCGGGATGGCCCGAAGTTCCGCAGCGGCAGAGCGGATCCTGTGCGGGAGGAATTCTGCGATCCTCCGGGCCCTCGCGATCGGGACGCCGCTGGTGAGGGCATCGGTGCGGGCGATGTCCTCGATCCGGGTCTCGACGAGGGCGGCCGCACGCTCGATGACAGCTGCACGTTCCTCGCTGGCCGCCTCGTCCCAGCCCTCGAAGCTGTACGACCTCTCGGCATGACGCAAGGCGCGCTCCACGTCGTCCGGGCTGGTCGTGACGGCACGGTGGATGGGCTGCCCGGTGTTGGGGTCGAGATTCCAGGCGTCCTGGATCACGCGGC is a window encoding:
- a CDS encoding aldehyde dehydrogenase family protein yields the protein MTNTQLPQPINYIADEWSECRVIQDAWNLDPNTGQPIHRAVTTSPDDVERALRHAERSYSFEGWDEAASEERAAVIERAAALVETRIEDIARTDALTSGVPIARARRIAEFLPHRIRSAAAELRAIPRRKALEAGGRDVRLYKVPWGPAAVLTPWNGPSFIPAAKTVSALAAGCPVILKPSEHAPSSAQIIVDCFVQAGLPDGALQLVHGAGDVGAMITGDHRVKIVAFTGGPNAGRAIARAAAEDFKVLQLELGGNNPALVLDDADIDVAADAIFEGMTKLNGQWCEGPGKVLAHKKLVKPLLDALTDRISQVDIGHSLDEDTQLGPISNAPHFATLRSRIEALRAHGATIHQPAELPALDGFFLSPTVASGVDASVATAELFGPLVSVHSVESNEDALRAANANPSGLDAYVFGGDLERAIGIGSRVLSGEVRVNGAKIADLGEGSAQSFWGASGIGGHAPGEAVRVFCGDRVVGVDSPDLPI